Proteins from a genomic interval of Garra rufa chromosome 4, GarRuf1.0, whole genome shotgun sequence:
- the LOC141334142 gene encoding uncharacterized protein: protein MAFIKEESEDMKIEETFRVKQEDTEEQTDLMALKEESQELNETEEKDQNEKHDFKTEEKSISCSQNKNTSSPEINKKTQSTNLISNMRIHTGERPYSCQQCGKSFSRNGDLKSHLKKIHNEKNPLICQQCGKSFTHKHNLTVHMRTHTGERPFICKLCGNSFTRKQYLTVHMRIHTGEKPYSCKQCGKSFSQKGVLKTHMKIHTEKNPFICPQCGKSFTLKGTLDAHMKIHTGEKPFTCPQCGKSFTYKASLKIHMSIHTGEKPFTCSQCGKSFKHKVNLKTHMTVHTGEKPYKCLQCEKSFTCQSNMKRHLQTHSGKKLPFSSMQEEV, encoded by the exons atggcgtttattaaagaggagagtgaagacatgaagattgaagaaacattcagagtcaaacaagaagatactgaggaacaaacag acctgatggcactgaaagaggagagtcaagaactcaatgaaacagaagagaaagatcaaaatgagaaacatgatttcaaaactgaagaaaaatcaattagttgctcacagaataaaaatacttcctcaccagaaataaataaaaaaacacaaagtacaaaccttatttctaacatgagaattcacactggagagagaccttacagctgccaacagtgtggaaagagtttctcacgaaatggAGATCTTAAGTCACATCTTAAGAAAATTCACAATGAAAAGAATCCGTTaatatgccaacagtgtggaaagagctttacGCATAAACAtaaccttactgtccacatgagaactcacactggagagaggcctttcatctgcaaactgtgtgggaatAGTTTTACACGGAAACAataccttactgtccacatgagaattcacaccggagagaaaccttactcctgcaaacagtgtgggaagagtttctcacaaaaaggagtacttaagactcacatgaaaattcacaccgaAAAGAATCCGTTCATAtgtcctcagtgcggaaagagttttacactGAAAGGTACACTTGAtgcccacatgaaaattcacactggagagaaaccttttacctgccctcagtgtggaaagagtttcacatataaagcaagtcttaagattcacatgagcattcacactggagagaaacctttcacctgctctcagtgtggaaagagtttcaagcataaagtaaaccttaagactcacatgacagttcacactggagagaaaccatacaagtgtcttcagtgtgagaagagtttcacatgtcaaagcaacatgaaacgtcatttgcaaactcattctgggaagaaactgccgttttcttcaatgcaagaagaggtttag